The genomic region GCGGGAGAGGTGTGCTGAGATGGACGCGATGACTGACGACACGAAGGCCGGGCCGGACGAGAGGCTCAGCTACGAGCAGGCGCGGGCCGAGCTGGCCTCGGTGGTCGAGCGGCTGGAGGCCGGCGGCACGTCCCTGGAGGAGTCGCTGGCGCTCTGGGAGCGCGGCGAGGCGCTGGCGGTGATCTGCCAGCGCTGGCTGGACGGCGCCCGGGCGCGGATCGAGGCCGCCCGCCAGGAACCCGCCTCCTGAGCGCGCCAGGATGCGCCGGTGGGGCGACCGGAGCCGCCCCACCCGCGTACTACGTCAGTTGAACAGGCTGTAGAGCTCGGCCGGCGCCTCGACGACCTGGTCCGCCGGCGGCTTCTGCGCGGCGGTGGCGGCACCGTAGTCCGAGTACGTCATCTTGATCTCCTGGGCGGCGGTCTGACCGGCGGCCGGGAGTTGCAGCACCAACTCGCTGAGCCGGCCC from Micromonospora profundi harbors:
- a CDS encoding exodeoxyribonuclease VII small subunit; translated protein: MTDDTKAGPDERLSYEQARAELASVVERLEAGGTSLEESLALWERGEALAVICQRWLDGARARIEAARQEPAS